A single window of Gossypium arboreum isolate Shixiya-1 chromosome 13, ASM2569848v2, whole genome shotgun sequence DNA harbors:
- the LOC108461253 gene encoding uncharacterized protein LOC108461253, translating into MELALNISSPTIFPTNSTPKLKKVHKISYGFGSNGYYPISKICAVCSNGSVSSSSSSHGAEARAVGDAHRRRSSLESLFCYDKPIPEERIEEPVGVSLAEKLVGDNPRCTDCLAKGAVLCTTCSGSGLYVDSILESQGIIVKVRCLGCGGSGNIMCLECGGRGHLGSE; encoded by the exons ATGGAGTTAGCCCTGAACATTTCGTCTCCAACAATATTTCCCACAAATTCAACACCAAAATTGAAAAAAGTTCACAAAATTTCTTATGGTTTCGGATCCAATGGATACTACCCGATCTCTAAAATCTGCGCTGTTTGTTCCAATGGCTCTGtttcatcatcatcttcttctcatgGG GCTGAGGCAAGGGCTGTGGGTGATGCACACAGACGAAGAAGCAGTCTCGAATCACTATTTTGTTATGACAAGCCTATCCCCGAGGAGCGAATTGAAGAACCAGTTGGGGTATCGTTGGCTGAAAAATTAGTTGGAGATAACCCCCGTTGCACTGATTGTCTGGCCAAAGGTGCTGTCCTTTGTACCACATGCTCTGGTTCAGGATTATATGTGGACTCAATACTAGAGAGCCAGGGTATCATTGTCAAAGTCCGCTGCCTAG GTTGCGGAGGAAGTGGTAATATAATGTGCTTGGAATGTGGTGGCCGAGGTCATCTAGGATCCGAATAA